In Vitis vinifera cultivar Pinot Noir 40024 chromosome 17, ASM3070453v1, one genomic interval encodes:
- the LOC100243351 gene encoding serine/threonine protein phosphatase 2A 55 kDa regulatory subunit B beta isoform isoform X2 codes for MTLTTDSSSSLQWKFSQAFGERAPGEDVQDIDMISAMEFEKSGDYLAVGDRGGRVVVFERKDEKDWHSRNELEQLDFTTIQHPIFHYKTEFQSHEPEFDYLRSLEIEEKINKVRWCATPNESLFILSTNDKTIKLWKVKDHKPKKVKELNPNPFVHSENVLLAESSFVSGQDKPSVANGYALEWTEKIDNMSPSQDTHAKRANIGETVSARCRKVYAHAHDYNINSISNNSDGETFVSADDLRINLWNLEISDQCFNIIDMKPSNMEDLTEVITAAEFHPIHCNLLAYSSSRGFIRLVDLRQSAICDHNARILQHGESSGLKSFFTEIVSSISDIKFASDGRHLLSRDYMNLKLWDIRMETSPVAIFKIHEHLRPKLCDLYNNDAIFDKFECCLSGYGLHFATGSYSNLLRIFSYGVGSEEGITMEASRNPNRKSHLQAAPKARRSSISNLTRGFSRQANENLSSGSNELSCNLSSKLLHLAWHPTTKFIACAAGNSLYMYYA; via the exons TTGATATGATATCAGCAATGGAATTTGAGAAGAGTGGTGATTACCTGGCTGTTGGAGATCGAGGTGGTCGGGTTGTAGTATTTGAAAGGAAGGATGAGAAAGAT TGGCATTCTCGAAATGAGTTGGAGCAATTGGATTTTACTACCATTCAGCATCCCATATTTCATTATAAGACTGAATTTCAGAGTCATGAGCCCGAG TTTGATTATTTAAGGAGCTTGGAAATTGAAGAGAAGATTAACAAAGTAAGATGGTGTGCAACACCCAACGAATCACTATTTATTCTTTCAACAAATGACAAGACAATTAAACTGTGGAAG GTAAAGGATCATAAGCCGAAGAAAGTAAAAGAATTGAACCCTAATCCATTCGTGCATTCGGAGAATGTGCTTTTGGCTGAAAGTAGTTTTGTGAGTGGGCAAGATAAACCATCTGTTGCTAATGGTTATGCTTTAGAGTGGACAGAAAAAATAGATAACATGTCCCCATCTCAAGACACGCATGCAAAG AGAGCTAATATTGGAGAGACTGTCTCTGCAAGATGTCGGAAGGTGTATGCTCATGCTCatgattataatattaattctaTCTCAAATAATAG TGATGGTGAGACATTTGTTTCTGCGGACGACCTTAGGATAAACTTGTGGAACCTGGAGATCAGTGATCAATGTTTTAATATCATTGACATGAAACCATCAAACATGGAAGATCTTACTG AGGTGATAACAGCAGCTGAGTTCCATCCAATTCACTGTAATCTGCTGGCATATAGCAGCTCAAGAGGTTTTATTCGGCTAGTTGACTTGCGACAGTCAGCAATATGTGATCACAATGCAAGAAT ATTACAACATGGAGAGTCCAGTGGGCTTAAATCGTTTTTTACAGAAATCGTCTCATCTATCTCAGACATTAAGTTTGCATCTGATGGAAGGCATCTCTTAAGTCGTGATTACATGAATCTAAAG CTATGGGATATACGCATGGAGACTTCACCAGTTGCAATTTTTAAGATTCATGAACATCTTCGCCCTAAG TTATGTGATTTGTACAATAATGATGCCATTTTCGATAAATTTGAGTGCTGCTTAAGTGGATATGGACTTCATTTTGCTACGGGATCTTACag TAATCTTTTACGTATTTTCTCCTATGGAGTTGGAAGCGAAGAAGGAATCACAATGGAAGCTAGCAGAAATCCTAACAG GAAGTCACATCTCCAAGCTGCTCCAAAAGCTAGAAGGTCATCAATAAGCAACCTAACACGGGGATTTAGCAGACAAG CAAATGAAAATTTGAGCTCAGGTAGTAATGAGCTTTCTTGTAACTTGAGCTCCAAGCTGCTACATCTGGCATGGCATCCAACAACAAAGTTCATTGCTTGTGCTGCAGGGAATAGCTTGTATATGTATTATGCCTAG
- the LOC100243351 gene encoding serine/threonine protein phosphatase 2A 55 kDa regulatory subunit B beta isoform isoform X3: MISAMEFEKSGDYLAVGDRGGRVVVFERKDEKDSLNQWHSRNELEQLDFTTIQHPIFHYKTEFQSHEPEFDYLRSLEIEEKINKVRWCATPNESLFILSTNDKTIKLWKVKDHKPKKVKELNPNPFVHSENVLLAESSFVSGQDKPSVANGYALEWTEKIDNMSPSQDTHAKRANIGETVSARCRKVYAHAHDYNINSISNNSDGETFVSADDLRINLWNLEISDQCFNIIDMKPSNMEDLTEVITAAEFHPIHCNLLAYSSSRGFIRLVDLRQSAICDHNARILQHGESSGLKSFFTEIVSSISDIKFASDGRHLLSRDYMNLKLWDIRMETSPVAIFKIHEHLRPKLCDLYNNDAIFDKFECCLSGYGLHFATGSYSNLLRIFSYGVGSEEGITMEASRNPNRKSHLQAAPKARRSSISNLTRGFSRQANENLSSGSNELSCNLSSKLLHLAWHPTTKFIACAAGNSLYMYYA; the protein is encoded by the exons ATGATATCAGCAATGGAATTTGAGAAGAGTGGTGATTACCTGGCTGTTGGAGATCGAGGTGGTCGGGTTGTAGTATTTGAAAGGAAGGATGAGAAAGAT AGTTTAAATCAGTGGCATTCTCGAAATGAGTTGGAGCAATTGGATTTTACTACCATTCAGCATCCCATATTTCATTATAAGACTGAATTTCAGAGTCATGAGCCCGAG TTTGATTATTTAAGGAGCTTGGAAATTGAAGAGAAGATTAACAAAGTAAGATGGTGTGCAACACCCAACGAATCACTATTTATTCTTTCAACAAATGACAAGACAATTAAACTGTGGAAG GTAAAGGATCATAAGCCGAAGAAAGTAAAAGAATTGAACCCTAATCCATTCGTGCATTCGGAGAATGTGCTTTTGGCTGAAAGTAGTTTTGTGAGTGGGCAAGATAAACCATCTGTTGCTAATGGTTATGCTTTAGAGTGGACAGAAAAAATAGATAACATGTCCCCATCTCAAGACACGCATGCAAAG AGAGCTAATATTGGAGAGACTGTCTCTGCAAGATGTCGGAAGGTGTATGCTCATGCTCatgattataatattaattctaTCTCAAATAATAG TGATGGTGAGACATTTGTTTCTGCGGACGACCTTAGGATAAACTTGTGGAACCTGGAGATCAGTGATCAATGTTTTAATATCATTGACATGAAACCATCAAACATGGAAGATCTTACTG AGGTGATAACAGCAGCTGAGTTCCATCCAATTCACTGTAATCTGCTGGCATATAGCAGCTCAAGAGGTTTTATTCGGCTAGTTGACTTGCGACAGTCAGCAATATGTGATCACAATGCAAGAAT ATTACAACATGGAGAGTCCAGTGGGCTTAAATCGTTTTTTACAGAAATCGTCTCATCTATCTCAGACATTAAGTTTGCATCTGATGGAAGGCATCTCTTAAGTCGTGATTACATGAATCTAAAG CTATGGGATATACGCATGGAGACTTCACCAGTTGCAATTTTTAAGATTCATGAACATCTTCGCCCTAAG TTATGTGATTTGTACAATAATGATGCCATTTTCGATAAATTTGAGTGCTGCTTAAGTGGATATGGACTTCATTTTGCTACGGGATCTTACag TAATCTTTTACGTATTTTCTCCTATGGAGTTGGAAGCGAAGAAGGAATCACAATGGAAGCTAGCAGAAATCCTAACAG GAAGTCACATCTCCAAGCTGCTCCAAAAGCTAGAAGGTCATCAATAAGCAACCTAACACGGGGATTTAGCAGACAAG CAAATGAAAATTTGAGCTCAGGTAGTAATGAGCTTTCTTGTAACTTGAGCTCCAAGCTGCTACATCTGGCATGGCATCCAACAACAAAGTTCATTGCTTGTGCTGCAGGGAATAGCTTGTATATGTATTATGCCTAG
- the LOC100243351 gene encoding serine/threonine protein phosphatase 2A 55 kDa regulatory subunit B beta isoform isoform X1, protein MTLTTDSSSSLQWKFSQAFGERAPGEDVQDIDMISAMEFEKSGDYLAVGDRGGRVVVFERKDEKDSLNQWHSRNELEQLDFTTIQHPIFHYKTEFQSHEPEFDYLRSLEIEEKINKVRWCATPNESLFILSTNDKTIKLWKVKDHKPKKVKELNPNPFVHSENVLLAESSFVSGQDKPSVANGYALEWTEKIDNMSPSQDTHAKRANIGETVSARCRKVYAHAHDYNINSISNNSDGETFVSADDLRINLWNLEISDQCFNIIDMKPSNMEDLTEVITAAEFHPIHCNLLAYSSSRGFIRLVDLRQSAICDHNARILQHGESSGLKSFFTEIVSSISDIKFASDGRHLLSRDYMNLKLWDIRMETSPVAIFKIHEHLRPKLCDLYNNDAIFDKFECCLSGYGLHFATGSYSNLLRIFSYGVGSEEGITMEASRNPNRKSHLQAAPKARRSSISNLTRGFSRQANENLSSGSNELSCNLSSKLLHLAWHPTTKFIACAAGNSLYMYYA, encoded by the exons TTGATATGATATCAGCAATGGAATTTGAGAAGAGTGGTGATTACCTGGCTGTTGGAGATCGAGGTGGTCGGGTTGTAGTATTTGAAAGGAAGGATGAGAAAGAT AGTTTAAATCAGTGGCATTCTCGAAATGAGTTGGAGCAATTGGATTTTACTACCATTCAGCATCCCATATTTCATTATAAGACTGAATTTCAGAGTCATGAGCCCGAG TTTGATTATTTAAGGAGCTTGGAAATTGAAGAGAAGATTAACAAAGTAAGATGGTGTGCAACACCCAACGAATCACTATTTATTCTTTCAACAAATGACAAGACAATTAAACTGTGGAAG GTAAAGGATCATAAGCCGAAGAAAGTAAAAGAATTGAACCCTAATCCATTCGTGCATTCGGAGAATGTGCTTTTGGCTGAAAGTAGTTTTGTGAGTGGGCAAGATAAACCATCTGTTGCTAATGGTTATGCTTTAGAGTGGACAGAAAAAATAGATAACATGTCCCCATCTCAAGACACGCATGCAAAG AGAGCTAATATTGGAGAGACTGTCTCTGCAAGATGTCGGAAGGTGTATGCTCATGCTCatgattataatattaattctaTCTCAAATAATAG TGATGGTGAGACATTTGTTTCTGCGGACGACCTTAGGATAAACTTGTGGAACCTGGAGATCAGTGATCAATGTTTTAATATCATTGACATGAAACCATCAAACATGGAAGATCTTACTG AGGTGATAACAGCAGCTGAGTTCCATCCAATTCACTGTAATCTGCTGGCATATAGCAGCTCAAGAGGTTTTATTCGGCTAGTTGACTTGCGACAGTCAGCAATATGTGATCACAATGCAAGAAT ATTACAACATGGAGAGTCCAGTGGGCTTAAATCGTTTTTTACAGAAATCGTCTCATCTATCTCAGACATTAAGTTTGCATCTGATGGAAGGCATCTCTTAAGTCGTGATTACATGAATCTAAAG CTATGGGATATACGCATGGAGACTTCACCAGTTGCAATTTTTAAGATTCATGAACATCTTCGCCCTAAG TTATGTGATTTGTACAATAATGATGCCATTTTCGATAAATTTGAGTGCTGCTTAAGTGGATATGGACTTCATTTTGCTACGGGATCTTACag TAATCTTTTACGTATTTTCTCCTATGGAGTTGGAAGCGAAGAAGGAATCACAATGGAAGCTAGCAGAAATCCTAACAG GAAGTCACATCTCCAAGCTGCTCCAAAAGCTAGAAGGTCATCAATAAGCAACCTAACACGGGGATTTAGCAGACAAG CAAATGAAAATTTGAGCTCAGGTAGTAATGAGCTTTCTTGTAACTTGAGCTCCAAGCTGCTACATCTGGCATGGCATCCAACAACAAAGTTCATTGCTTGTGCTGCAGGGAATAGCTTGTATATGTATTATGCCTAG
- the LOC100243351 gene encoding serine/threonine protein phosphatase 2A 55 kDa regulatory subunit B beta isoform isoform X4 codes for MTLTTDSSSSLQWKFSQAFGERAPGEDVQDIDMISAMEFEKSGDYLAVGDRGGRVVVFERKDEKDSLNQWHSRNELEQLDFTTIQHPIFHYKTEFQSHEPEFDYLRSLEIEEKINKVRWCATPNESLFILSTNDKTIKLWKVKDHKPKKVKELNPNPFVHSENVLLAESSFVSGQDKPSVANGYALEWTEKIDNMSPSQDTHAKRANIGETVSARCRKVYAHAHDYNINSISNNSDGETFVSADDLRINLWNLEISDQCFNIIDMKPSNMEDLTEVITAAEFHPIHCNLLAYSSSRGFIRLVDLRQSAICDHNARILQHGESSGLKSFFTEIVSSISDIKFASDGRHLLSRDYMNLKLWDIRMETSPVAIFKIHEHLRPKLCDLYNNDAIFDKFECCLSGYGLHFATGSYSNLLRIFSYGVGSEEGITMEASRNPNSK; via the exons TTGATATGATATCAGCAATGGAATTTGAGAAGAGTGGTGATTACCTGGCTGTTGGAGATCGAGGTGGTCGGGTTGTAGTATTTGAAAGGAAGGATGAGAAAGAT AGTTTAAATCAGTGGCATTCTCGAAATGAGTTGGAGCAATTGGATTTTACTACCATTCAGCATCCCATATTTCATTATAAGACTGAATTTCAGAGTCATGAGCCCGAG TTTGATTATTTAAGGAGCTTGGAAATTGAAGAGAAGATTAACAAAGTAAGATGGTGTGCAACACCCAACGAATCACTATTTATTCTTTCAACAAATGACAAGACAATTAAACTGTGGAAG GTAAAGGATCATAAGCCGAAGAAAGTAAAAGAATTGAACCCTAATCCATTCGTGCATTCGGAGAATGTGCTTTTGGCTGAAAGTAGTTTTGTGAGTGGGCAAGATAAACCATCTGTTGCTAATGGTTATGCTTTAGAGTGGACAGAAAAAATAGATAACATGTCCCCATCTCAAGACACGCATGCAAAG AGAGCTAATATTGGAGAGACTGTCTCTGCAAGATGTCGGAAGGTGTATGCTCATGCTCatgattataatattaattctaTCTCAAATAATAG TGATGGTGAGACATTTGTTTCTGCGGACGACCTTAGGATAAACTTGTGGAACCTGGAGATCAGTGATCAATGTTTTAATATCATTGACATGAAACCATCAAACATGGAAGATCTTACTG AGGTGATAACAGCAGCTGAGTTCCATCCAATTCACTGTAATCTGCTGGCATATAGCAGCTCAAGAGGTTTTATTCGGCTAGTTGACTTGCGACAGTCAGCAATATGTGATCACAATGCAAGAAT ATTACAACATGGAGAGTCCAGTGGGCTTAAATCGTTTTTTACAGAAATCGTCTCATCTATCTCAGACATTAAGTTTGCATCTGATGGAAGGCATCTCTTAAGTCGTGATTACATGAATCTAAAG CTATGGGATATACGCATGGAGACTTCACCAGTTGCAATTTTTAAGATTCATGAACATCTTCGCCCTAAG TTATGTGATTTGTACAATAATGATGCCATTTTCGATAAATTTGAGTGCTGCTTAAGTGGATATGGACTTCATTTTGCTACGGGATCTTACag TAATCTTTTACGTATTTTCTCCTATGGAGTTGGAAGCGAAGAAGGAATCACAATGGAAGCTAGCAGAAATCCTAACAG CAAATGA